The following coding sequences lie in one Danio rerio strain Tuebingen ecotype United States chromosome 3, GRCz12tu, whole genome shotgun sequence genomic window:
- the irgf4 gene encoding E3 ubiquitin-protein ligase TRIM35 isoform X2, translated as MAEALREEMDSLSVQELSCPVCTESFRSPVMLSCGHSFCKECLQRFWRIKGTQECPVCRRRSSKEDPPYNFTLQNLCEAYKRHSSRSEEMCSLHGEKFKLFCLEDNQPVCVVCRDSQIHTNHTFRPIDEAAAACKHQLDTKLKTLQEKLKRKENVKEELERTVFNVKAQAEQTERQIRLQFQKLQQFLRDEEEASVSAVRKEEEQKQQMMKEKLEEINKHISDLSHAIRDTEESMSHSSIRFLQEFPVSMKRLQISQPDLWMPAGALINESRYLANLMLRVWWNTQDVSERRIVLVGGRGAGKTASANTILGGRDFISERGLGSVTSECSVAQARVLGRSVSVVDTPGLLNTEMMEINRAVSLSSPGPHAFLIVFNVNDRYTDQQIPQMMEKIFGEVVFKYSIILFTRGFGVRQRESFLQKFTKGFVNNREQLDEEEHIEELIEENSALRGLVRECGGRYHLFNNLDVNNRWQVENLLQKIDSIIQQNGGRHYTNQMYEDAQRGRREEEGIREELMVKKPKKPKS; from the exons ATGGCGGAAGCTTTACGTGAGGAAATGGATTCTCTGTCTGTGCAGGAGCTGTCGTGTCCCGTGTGCACTGAATCTTTCAGAAGCCCGGTTATGTTATCGTGCGGTCACAGTTTCTGTAAAGAGTGTCTTCAGCGGTTCTGGAGAATCAAGGGCACTCAGGAGTGTCCAGTGTGCAGGAGGAGATCCTCCAAAGAAGATCCTCCATATAATTTCACGTTACAAAACCTGTGCGAGGCGTATAAGCGACATTCGTCAAGATCAGAGGAGATGTGCAGTTTACACGGAGAGAAGTTCAAACTCTTCTGTCTGGAGGATAATCAGCctgtgtgtgtggtgtgcagaGACTCACAGATACACACTAACCACACATTCAGACCCATCGATGAAGCAGCTGCAGCCTGCAAG CATCAGCTGGACACCAAACTGAAAACCCTACAGGAGAAGCTCAAGCGCAAGGAAAACGTTAAAGAAGAGCTTGAGAGAACAGTTTTTAATGTCAAG GCTCAGGCGGAGCAGACGGAGCGTCAGATCAGACTGCAGTTCCAGAAGCTCCAGCAGTTTCTCCGTGATGAAGAAGAAGCTTCAGTGTCTGCTGTGAGGAAGGAAGAGGAGCAGAAGCAGCAGATGATGAAGGAGAAGCTGGAGGAGATCAATAAACACATctcagatctctcacacgccatCAGAGACACAGAGGAGAGCATGAGCCACAGCAGCATACGCTTTCTACAG GAGTTTCCAGTCTCGATGAAGAG ATTACAGATTTCTCAGCCAGATTTATGGATGCCCGCTGGAGCTCTGATTAATGAGTCTCGATATCTGGCGAACCTGATGCTCAGAGTCTGGTGGAACACACAGGACG TGTCAGAAAGACGGATTGTTCTTGTGGGTGGACGTGGTGCTGGGAAAACTGCATCTGCAAACACAATCCTGGGAGGGAGAGATTTCATATCTGAGAGGGGTTTAGGATCCGTGACCAGTGAATGTTCAGTTGCACAGGCCAGAGTTTTAGGCAGGTCTGTGTCTGTAGTCGACACTCCTGGATTATTAAACACAGAGATGATGGAGATCAACAGAGCTGTGAGTTTATCCAGTCCTGGACCTCACGCTTTCCTCATTGTGTTCAATGTAAATGACAGATACACTGATCAGCAGATTCCTCAGATGATGGAGAAGATATTTGGTGAAGTAGTGTTTAAATACTCCATCATTCTCTTCACTCGTGGATTTGGAGTACGTCAGAGGGAAAGCTTTCTTCAGAAGTTCACCAAAGGTTTTGTGAATAACAGAGAGCAGCTGGATGAAGAAGAGCACATAGAGGAGCTGATAGAGGAGAACAGTGCATTAAGAGGCCTAGTACGTGAGTGTGGAGGCAGATATCATCTGTTCAACAATTTAGATGTGAATAACAGATGGCAGGTGGAGAATCTACTGCAGAAGATTGACTCAATCATACAGCAGAATGGAGGAAGACACTACACTAACCAGATGTATGAAGATGCTCAGAGAGGCAGAAGAGAAGAAGAGGGAATCAGAGAAGAACTCATGGTAAAGAAACCCAAAAAACCCAAGAGTTGA
- the irgf4 gene encoding uncharacterized protein irgf4 isoform X1: protein MAEALREEMDSLSVQELSCPVCTESFRSPVMLSCGHSFCKECLQRFWRIKGTQECPVCRRRSSKEDPPYNFTLQNLCEAYKRHSSRSEEMCSLHGEKFKLFCLEDNQPVCVVCRDSQIHTNHTFRPIDEAAAACKHQLDTKLKTLQEKLKRKENVKEELERTVFNVKAQAEQTERQIRLQFQKLQQFLRDEEEASVSAVRKEEEQKQQMMKEKLEEINKHISDLSHAIRDTEESMSHSSIRFLQEFPVSMKRLQISQPDLWMPAGALINESRYLANLMLRVWWNTQDVSERRIVLVGGRGAGKTASANTILGGRDFISERGLGSVTSECSVAQARVLGRSVSVVDTPGLLNTEMMEINRAVSLSSPGPHAFLIVFNVNDRYTDQQIPQMMEKIFGEVVFKYSIILFTRGFGVRQRESFLQKFTKGFVNNREQLDEEEHIEELIEENSALRGLVRECGGRYHLFNNLDVNNRWQVENLLQKIDSIIQQNGGRHYTNQMYEDAQRGRREEEGIREELMMLTLEVNFSDRVVVTDAGLHVVMSRMKKNTKVNRE from the exons ATGGCGGAAGCTTTACGTGAGGAAATGGATTCTCTGTCTGTGCAGGAGCTGTCGTGTCCCGTGTGCACTGAATCTTTCAGAAGCCCGGTTATGTTATCGTGCGGTCACAGTTTCTGTAAAGAGTGTCTTCAGCGGTTCTGGAGAATCAAGGGCACTCAGGAGTGTCCAGTGTGCAGGAGGAGATCCTCCAAAGAAGATCCTCCATATAATTTCACGTTACAAAACCTGTGCGAGGCGTATAAGCGACATTCGTCAAGATCAGAGGAGATGTGCAGTTTACACGGAGAGAAGTTCAAACTCTTCTGTCTGGAGGATAATCAGCctgtgtgtgtggtgtgcagaGACTCACAGATACACACTAACCACACATTCAGACCCATCGATGAAGCAGCTGCAGCCTGCAAG CATCAGCTGGACACCAAACTGAAAACCCTACAGGAGAAGCTCAAGCGCAAGGAAAACGTTAAAGAAGAGCTTGAGAGAACAGTTTTTAATGTCAAG GCTCAGGCGGAGCAGACGGAGCGTCAGATCAGACTGCAGTTCCAGAAGCTCCAGCAGTTTCTCCGTGATGAAGAAGAAGCTTCAGTGTCTGCTGTGAGGAAGGAAGAGGAGCAGAAGCAGCAGATGATGAAGGAGAAGCTGGAGGAGATCAATAAACACATctcagatctctcacacgccatCAGAGACACAGAGGAGAGCATGAGCCACAGCAGCATACGCTTTCTACAG GAGTTTCCAGTCTCGATGAAGAG ATTACAGATTTCTCAGCCAGATTTATGGATGCCCGCTGGAGCTCTGATTAATGAGTCTCGATATCTGGCGAACCTGATGCTCAGAGTCTGGTGGAACACACAGGACG TGTCAGAAAGACGGATTGTTCTTGTGGGTGGACGTGGTGCTGGGAAAACTGCATCTGCAAACACAATCCTGGGAGGGAGAGATTTCATATCTGAGAGGGGTTTAGGATCCGTGACCAGTGAATGTTCAGTTGCACAGGCCAGAGTTTTAGGCAGGTCTGTGTCTGTAGTCGACACTCCTGGATTATTAAACACAGAGATGATGGAGATCAACAGAGCTGTGAGTTTATCCAGTCCTGGACCTCACGCTTTCCTCATTGTGTTCAATGTAAATGACAGATACACTGATCAGCAGATTCCTCAGATGATGGAGAAGATATTTGGTGAAGTAGTGTTTAAATACTCCATCATTCTCTTCACTCGTGGATTTGGAGTACGTCAGAGGGAAAGCTTTCTTCAGAAGTTCACCAAAGGTTTTGTGAATAACAGAGAGCAGCTGGATGAAGAAGAGCACATAGAGGAGCTGATAGAGGAGAACAGTGCATTAAGAGGCCTAGTACGTGAGTGTGGAGGCAGATATCATCTGTTCAACAATTTAGATGTGAATAACAGATGGCAGGTGGAGAATCTACTGCAGAAGATTGACTCAATCATACAGCAGAATGGAGGAAGACACTACACTAACCAGATGTATGAAGATGCTCAGAGAGGCAGAAGAGAAGAAGAGGGAATCAGAGAAGAACTCATG ATGTTGACTCTTGAGGTGAACTTCAGTGATCGTGTAGTTGTCACTGATGCTGGACTGCATGTGGTGATGAGCAGAATGAAGAAGAACACTAAAGTCAACAGAGAATGA